The Cytobacillus firmus genome segment GGCATTGATTTTTCCCCGCCTATTTTCCCGAGTGCCCATGCGGCCGTTCCCCGGATCACCGGCCTCGGATCTTCTTTCATAACTTTAATCAGGTCTTCTGCCGCTGTCTCATCTTTGTAGTGAGCCAGGGCGATGATGGCATTTCGCTGGATCGGCTTTTTCCCTCTCCAGGAACCTGAGACCGGGCCATATTTTTCTTTGAACTCACGGTTGCTGATAAAAAGAAGCGGCCTTAAAAGCGGCTTTGCCACTTCCGGATCCGGCTCCATTTCATCATGCAGATGAAAATCCTTGCCTTTATTTTCAGGACAAACGGTTTGACAGGTGTCGCACCCATAAAGCCTGTTCCCCAGCTTTTCTCTATATGGCTCTGCGAGAAAGCCCTTTGTCTGTGTCAAAAAGGCAATGCATTTCTGTGCATCAAGCTGGCCTCCCTGAATTAAAGCCCCTGTCGGGCAGACCTCAACACATTTATTGCAGCTTCCGCATTTGTCTTCCATTGGCTTATCAGGCTCAAAAGGCAGATTTGTTATCATTTCTCCGAGATAAACATACGATCCGAATTCCGGTGTGATGATGGAACAGTTTTTTCCGCTCCAGCCGATTCCCGCACGCTGGGCAACGGCCCGATCCACCAGCTCACCTGTATCCACCATGGATTTGCAAATCGCATCAGGAATTCTTGACTGAATGAATTCCTCAAGCTTCTGAAGACGTTCCCTCAGGATATGATGATAGTCTTTCCCCCATGAAGCCCGGCAGAAAATTCCCCTTCTTTCACCTCTTTTGCTGACAACCCTGACCTTCATTTTGGAAGGGTAAGCAACAGCAATTGAGATAATAGATCTGGGCTTATCCATTAGCAGGCCGGGATTCACCCTTTTCTCAATATCAGGTTCCTCAAATCCTGACTGATAGTGAAGCTCCTGCTGGCGAATCAGCCTGTTTTTCATTTCATCAAAAGTACCAGCTGTCGTAAAACCAATTTTATCAATGCCAATTGTTTTGCTGTATTCAATCACTTCCTGCTTGAATT includes the following:
- the queG gene encoding tRNA epoxyqueuosine(34) reductase QueG translates to MDFGQFKQEVIEYSKTIGIDKIGFTTAGTFDEMKNRLIRQQELHYQSGFEEPDIEKRVNPGLLMDKPRSIISIAVAYPSKMKVRVVSKRGERRGIFCRASWGKDYHHILRERLQKLEEFIQSRIPDAICKSMVDTGELVDRAVAQRAGIGWSGKNCSIITPEFGSYVYLGEMITNLPFEPDKPMEDKCGSCNKCVEVCPTGALIQGGQLDAQKCIAFLTQTKGFLAEPYREKLGNRLYGCDTCQTVCPENKGKDFHLHDEMEPDPEVAKPLLRPLLFISNREFKEKYGPVSGSWRGKKPIQRNAIIALAHYKDETAAEDLIKVMKEDPRPVIRGTAAWALGKIGGEKSMPALKQALQQEKDGEVIAEIEKGLSFFEQ